A region from the Pontixanthobacter aestiaquae genome encodes:
- a CDS encoding LytR/AlgR family response regulator transcription factor codes for MTIRAIIVDDEKLAIQGLQVRLEAFDDVEIIDTCANGREAIRKIKTKKPDLVFLDIQMPGFDGFSVVKGVMEIEPPLIVFVTAYQEHAIRAFEANAVNYLMKPVDEDKLADTIERVRVRLAEKKSTEDAEKLLNVLAEVAPDAAEEFADEDGESTERFEKLINVKDRGQIFRVEVGSIEHIEAAGDYMCIYTGDNSLILRETMKDLERRLDPRKFQRVHRSTIVNLDQVRQVKPHTNGECFLVLDSGAEVKVSRSYRDVVARFVH; via the coding sequence ATGACCATCCGTGCAATCATCGTCGATGATGAAAAACTCGCCATCCAAGGGCTGCAAGTACGGCTCGAAGCCTTCGACGATGTCGAAATAATCGACACCTGCGCCAATGGCCGTGAAGCGATTCGTAAGATCAAAACCAAAAAGCCCGATCTGGTGTTTCTCGACATCCAGATGCCGGGGTTTGATGGTTTCAGCGTTGTCAAAGGCGTGATGGAGATCGAACCGCCGCTGATCGTGTTCGTCACAGCCTATCAGGAGCACGCAATCCGTGCGTTTGAGGCGAACGCGGTCAATTATCTTATGAAGCCGGTGGATGAAGATAAGCTCGCCGATACTATCGAACGAGTCCGGGTGCGGTTGGCCGAAAAGAAATCAACCGAAGATGCCGAGAAACTACTCAATGTCCTCGCCGAAGTGGCTCCCGATGCCGCCGAGGAATTCGCGGACGAGGATGGCGAAAGCACCGAGCGCTTCGAAAAGCTGATCAATGTGAAGGATCGCGGCCAGATTTTTCGCGTCGAAGTCGGCTCGATCGAACATATCGAGGCAGCTGGCGATTATATGTGCATCTACACCGGCGATAATTCATTGATATTGCGTGAGACAATGAAGGATCTCGAACGAAGGCTCGACCCGCGCAAGTTCCAACGTGTGCACCGCTCGACGATCGTCAATCTCGATCAGGTCCGTCAGGTGAAGCCGCACACCAATGGCGAATGCTTCCTGGTGCTCGATTCGGGCGCCGAAGTGAAAGTTTCGCGCAGCTATCGCGACGTGGTGGCCCGCTTTGTCCACTGA
- a CDS encoding PAS domain-containing protein — translation MDTLRGNFGSTDYQSDQDDYDNSDDETGGELPPTAIGTDERRMQVRAYNHWAGQLDDRNFPSIEDLEPDELNDFGPYSVLLDFTAGIEDPSIQYLGKELAGECGTEAEISQLSDVPSRSLLSRITDHYMQILANQAPIGFEAEFVNQRNATIMYRGILLPYSSDGETIDFIYGVINWKEMADQATTDELLLEIDQALELDDSAREPDPVTDWADGPGTEGLELGIEDEASDIPVSVDNSDDNSPFPAPAFGGDTYEDEGENEDEYEDDAVVARLSSLIQPRTGISSYFGSNEDGDDWDEDGSGIIENPVSPLAQKPSALLRKSTVDLAAAEANEETGMTDESVGEPAPIVVSKSEDGGLYDCLAEARELAQTARTSEDRTRSALYAAVGRAYDVSLAAQDAPEEFEELVAENGLAIQERAPMTPIVKLVFGADYDKTRLTEYASVLSHAQRVGIGRGGLAEFLTSADGGLKGVVQAERRIRKEESGQDVAPLDAPKPSIAKKLRQIEGQPLESLDPQGAEFGVVMIRRLTTGEIVVLGEVSEDIPLVEKVARKLLK, via the coding sequence ATGGATACGTTGCGCGGAAATTTCGGATCGACGGATTACCAGTCCGATCAAGATGATTACGACAATTCGGACGACGAAACCGGTGGCGAACTGCCGCCAACCGCCATTGGTACGGACGAACGCCGCATGCAAGTGCGCGCCTACAATCATTGGGCCGGTCAGCTCGACGATCGCAACTTCCCCTCCATCGAAGATCTGGAGCCCGATGAGCTAAACGATTTTGGGCCCTACAGTGTCTTGCTCGATTTCACTGCAGGCATTGAAGATCCTTCAATCCAGTATCTTGGAAAAGAACTTGCTGGCGAATGCGGCACCGAAGCGGAGATTTCCCAACTTTCCGACGTTCCCAGCCGCTCGCTGCTGAGCCGGATCACCGATCACTACATGCAGATCCTCGCCAATCAGGCACCGATTGGTTTCGAGGCGGAATTCGTGAATCAACGCAACGCAACAATCATGTATCGCGGCATCCTGCTTCCCTATTCCAGCGATGGCGAGACGATCGATTTCATTTACGGCGTGATCAATTGGAAAGAGATGGCCGATCAAGCCACGACTGACGAATTGTTGCTCGAAATTGATCAGGCTCTGGAGTTGGATGATTCTGCCCGCGAGCCGGATCCAGTTACTGATTGGGCTGATGGCCCCGGGACCGAAGGGCTGGAACTTGGCATAGAAGACGAAGCGTCCGATATTCCGGTCAGCGTAGATAACAGCGACGACAATAGCCCATTCCCGGCTCCTGCCTTTGGCGGCGATACGTATGAAGACGAGGGCGAAAACGAAGACGAATACGAAGATGATGCAGTCGTCGCGCGCCTATCGTCGTTGATACAACCGCGCACTGGCATCTCTAGTTATTTCGGCTCGAATGAAGACGGTGATGATTGGGACGAGGACGGCTCCGGCATAATCGAGAACCCTGTATCGCCTCTGGCACAAAAGCCGTCTGCACTTCTGCGCAAAAGCACTGTCGATCTTGCTGCCGCTGAGGCAAATGAAGAAACCGGCATGACCGACGAATCTGTCGGTGAGCCGGCTCCGATTGTCGTGAGCAAAAGCGAAGACGGTGGTCTTTATGACTGCCTCGCCGAGGCACGCGAACTTGCGCAGACTGCGCGGACCAGCGAAGATCGCACTCGCTCTGCGCTCTATGCTGCGGTCGGCCGCGCCTATGATGTGAGCCTTGCTGCTCAAGACGCACCGGAAGAATTCGAAGAACTGGTCGCCGAGAACGGCTTGGCCATTCAAGAGCGCGCACCGATGACGCCGATTGTGAAATTGGTCTTTGGTGCGGACTACGACAAAACCCGCTTGACCGAATATGCTTCTGTCCTGTCACACGCACAGCGTGTCGGCATCGGACGCGGCGGACTGGCCGAATTCCTGACGTCTGCAGATGGCGGCCTCAAAGGTGTCGTTCAGGCCGAACGCCGGATCCGTAAAGAAGAAAGCGGTCAGGATGTCGCTCCGCTTGATGCGCCGAAACCATCCATTGCGAAGAAATTGCGCCAGATTGAAGGGCAGCCGCTCGAATCGCTCGATCCGCAAGGTGCAGAGTTTGGCGTGGTGATGATCCGCCGCCTGACAACAGGGGAAATCGTCGTGCTCGGCGAAGTCTCTGAAGACATACCACTGGTCGAGAAAGTTGCGCGCAAGCTGCTAAAGTAA
- a CDS encoding sterol desaturase family protein → MLTAIIISALAMTAIVAVRYLITSGAFAWATKRVRPGLYDPLDGQIRKEIGWSLLSAAIYGVPAGIIAWGWQNRGWTQIYTDFADYPLWYLPLSLLIYLFLHDTWFYWTHRWMHQPKLFKMAHAVHHASRPPTAWAAMSFHPLEAITGAVVIPALVLLIPIHVAMLGLVLTVMTIMGVTNHMGWEMFPRFLVHSKLGKGLITASHHQRHHEAYTCNYGLYFRFWDKLCGTDAGISDALVR, encoded by the coding sequence ATGCTTACCGCAATCATTATTTCGGCACTGGCAATGACGGCAATTGTCGCGGTCCGCTACCTGATCACCAGTGGCGCATTCGCCTGGGCTACAAAGCGCGTGCGCCCTGGCCTTTATGATCCGCTGGATGGACAGATCCGCAAAGAGATCGGCTGGTCGCTACTTTCTGCAGCGATCTATGGGGTACCGGCGGGGATCATTGCTTGGGGGTGGCAGAACCGGGGTTGGACGCAGATTTACACTGATTTTGCCGATTATCCGCTGTGGTATTTGCCGCTGTCTTTGCTCATCTATCTGTTCCTCCACGATACGTGGTTTTACTGGACGCATCGTTGGATGCATCAGCCCAAGCTGTTCAAAATGGCGCATGCCGTTCATCATGCCAGCCGACCACCAACCGCATGGGCGGCAATGAGCTTTCACCCGCTGGAGGCGATTACCGGCGCGGTTGTTATTCCTGCACTGGTACTGCTGATTCCGATTCATGTTGCCATGCTCGGTCTGGTTCTCACGGTGATGACCATTATGGGGGTTACCAATCATATGGGTTGGGAGATGTTCCCTCGCTTTCTTGTTCATTCCAAGTTGGGGAAAGGGCTGATAACAGCCAGCCACCACCAGCGTCATCACGAGGCATATACATGCAATTACGGACTATATTTCCGGTTCTGGGACAAACTTTGCGGCACCGACGCTGGAATTTCAGACGCGCTGGTGCGCTGA
- a CDS encoding DsbA family protein: MAKRIENTSLRSRLVTALIALAFGFGGAALWSATGMGHAQTRSYLLENPDILPEMAENFQKQQARERLADIADEVVAPFPGAVMGNPEGSVTLVEFTDYGCSFCRVSADHIASLIAKNPELRVVIREWPIFEGSDKAAQMALAAAEQGKFTDFHLEMFATGPPSESTIMDAAASAGLDLARAEQFIAGRGADYELSKNAALAKQLGFGGTPSWVVGDQVFEGAVGEAKLQEAIDAARES; this comes from the coding sequence ATGGCAAAACGGATAGAAAACACCTCTTTGCGTTCGCGGCTTGTCACAGCCCTGATCGCGCTGGCCTTCGGATTTGGCGGTGCTGCTTTGTGGTCGGCAACGGGCATGGGTCATGCGCAAACACGCAGCTACCTGCTTGAAAATCCTGATATTCTCCCAGAAATGGCGGAGAATTTCCAGAAGCAGCAAGCGCGAGAACGTTTGGCCGATATTGCCGATGAAGTCGTCGCACCGTTCCCGGGCGCTGTGATGGGCAATCCAGAAGGCAGCGTTACTCTGGTCGAATTTACCGATTACGGCTGCTCATTCTGCCGCGTGAGCGCCGATCATATTGCCAGCCTGATCGCTAAAAACCCCGAACTCCGCGTCGTTATTCGCGAATGGCCAATTTTCGAAGGCAGCGATAAGGCGGCGCAAATGGCGCTGGCTGCAGCCGAGCAAGGCAAGTTCACCGACTTCCATCTGGAAATGTTCGCCACAGGCCCACCGAGCGAAAGTACGATCATGGATGCAGCGGCATCGGCAGGACTCGATCTGGCTAGGGCAGAGCAATTTATCGCCGGACGAGGCGCGGATTACGAGCTTTCCAAAAACGCGGCGCTAGCAAAACAGCTCGGCTTTGGCGGCACACCAAGCTGGGTCGTCGGCGATCAGGTATTTGAAGGAGCGGTCGGCGAGGCCAAGTTGCAAGAAGCTATCGACGCCGCACGCGAATCGTGA
- a CDS encoding sensor histidine kinase, protein MAVLPFQPTPFFANKNRAFWVLQLAGWGGAFLLRAMAAIANQQPPSLLLQLLISAITGFSITLVLSVIFRELINRKPLVTWGVTVIVLMLSVGLYTFIDAWVLQLIRGGTETSFTQLVIGLFYLPMTLLGAWSALYYAINFFLQVEQQADQLERLEAQATSAQLAMLRYQLNPHFLFNTLNSISTLVLLKQTEPANAMLIRLSSFLRHTLMIEASGKVTLAQEVETLNLYLGIERMRFEERLRTEFAIDPDAAKACLPAMLLQPLVENAIKYAVSPQEEGAKISIAAQLVGQRLRITVSDTGPGLQASEGRRRLPDALTGDRQAVSTGVGLPNIRDRLAQAYGEEHAFEIRTPPTGGFTVIIELPHEEANEDGEEPTPVALANSNKKLIAADQEAPSPAATPAAVSATTQRQIGTQT, encoded by the coding sequence ATGGCCGTTCTGCCTTTTCAACCTACGCCGTTCTTTGCGAATAAGAACCGGGCTTTCTGGGTACTGCAACTTGCAGGCTGGGGCGGTGCGTTCTTGCTCAGGGCCATGGCGGCGATTGCAAACCAGCAGCCTCCATCGCTCCTGCTGCAATTGTTGATCAGCGCGATCACTGGCTTTTCGATCACACTGGTTTTGTCGGTAATATTCCGCGAACTTATCAACCGCAAACCGCTGGTGACATGGGGCGTAACGGTCATTGTGCTGATGCTCTCGGTCGGGCTGTACACTTTCATCGATGCGTGGGTGCTGCAACTGATCCGCGGCGGCACCGAAACCTCTTTCACGCAGCTGGTCATCGGCCTGTTCTACCTGCCGATGACTTTACTCGGCGCATGGTCGGCACTGTATTATGCGATCAATTTTTTCCTGCAGGTGGAACAACAGGCGGATCAGTTGGAGCGGCTTGAGGCGCAGGCGACCAGCGCGCAATTGGCGATGCTGCGCTATCAACTGAACCCACATTTCCTGTTCAACACGCTCAATTCGATCAGCACGCTGGTTCTGCTCAAGCAAACCGAGCCAGCCAATGCGATGCTCATCCGGCTGTCATCCTTCCTGCGCCATACGCTGATGATCGAGGCGAGCGGCAAGGTGACCCTCGCGCAAGAGGTCGAAACGTTGAATCTTTATCTCGGCATCGAACGGATGCGGTTTGAGGAGCGTTTGCGCACCGAATTTGCAATCGATCCTGACGCAGCGAAGGCCTGCCTGCCCGCCATGCTGCTGCAACCGCTAGTCGAGAACGCAATCAAATATGCGGTCTCCCCGCAAGAAGAAGGCGCGAAAATCAGCATTGCCGCACAACTCGTCGGACAGCGGCTACGCATCACCGTTTCCGATACCGGCCCGGGCTTGCAGGCCAGTGAAGGCAGGCGCAGATTGCCTGACGCCCTGACAGGAGACAGACAGGCCGTGTCGACCGGAGTTGGATTGCCGAATATTCGTGACCGCTTGGCGCAAGCCTATGGCGAAGAGCACGCTTTCGAAATCCGTACTCCGCCGACGGGCGGATTTACTGTCATCATTGAATTACCACATGAGGAAGCGAACGAGGATGGGGAAGAACCTACTCCTGTCGCGCTGGCTAACTCAAACAAGAAACTAATTGCAGCTGATCAGGAAGCCCCCTCACCTGCTGCAACCCCGGCTGCTGTGTCCGCAACGACGCAGCGCCAGATTGGAACACAAACATGA
- a CDS encoding alpha/beta hydrolase: MGWVLLILVLVVAAAALALQYSIGRNGPKVLDTVDRLIGGDRNVTLVHTESLGEHAKQKLTVYRAEDDSAAAADSKPVLLFVHGGGWRSGDIDDYGFFARGFAPEGYVVVLVGYRLGPDGMFPNMLEDTAKGIAWTRNNIAQYGGDPDAIFISGHSAGAYNVAMLGLDRQWIGREGLDTDDIAGVIGISGPYDFYPFDSESTKLAFGGAEDPQATQPVNFARTDAPPLLLIQGGKDTVVSPCHAPALEGVVTQAGGEAKTAMFSDMGHNTPILAMASPWRRDRTLIETINAFTANVVRARQAKAPDDTSVPVQAETG; the protein is encoded by the coding sequence ATGGGATGGGTTCTTCTCATATTGGTGTTGGTGGTCGCCGCGGCAGCGTTGGCCCTGCAATACTCCATCGGACGCAATGGCCCAAAAGTGCTCGACACCGTCGATCGACTGATCGGCGGTGATCGCAACGTCACGCTCGTGCATACCGAGAGTTTAGGCGAGCACGCCAAGCAAAAACTGACGGTCTACCGCGCCGAAGATGACAGTGCAGCCGCTGCCGATTCGAAACCAGTTCTCCTTTTTGTCCATGGTGGCGGCTGGCGCAGCGGCGATATCGACGATTACGGCTTCTTTGCGCGCGGATTCGCGCCCGAGGGTTACGTTGTGGTGCTGGTCGGATACCGGCTTGGTCCCGATGGAATGTTCCCGAACATGCTGGAAGATACCGCCAAGGGCATTGCGTGGACCAGAAACAACATTGCCCAATATGGTGGTGATCCCGATGCAATCTTTATCTCAGGTCATTCTGCAGGGGCCTACAATGTCGCAATGCTAGGGCTGGACCGCCAATGGATAGGACGTGAGGGTCTGGACACCGACGATATCGCCGGTGTGATCGGTATATCCGGACCGTATGATTTCTATCCGTTCGATAGCGAATCGACCAAGCTGGCATTTGGCGGCGCCGAAGATCCTCAGGCTACCCAGCCGGTAAACTTTGCCCGGACCGATGCGCCGCCTTTACTACTGATCCAAGGCGGGAAAGACACTGTTGTGTCCCCCTGCCACGCCCCCGCGCTGGAAGGCGTCGTCACCCAAGCAGGCGGTGAAGCGAAGACGGCTATGTTCTCCGATATGGGTCACAATACGCCCATATTGGCGATGGCCAGTCCTTGGCGCCGGGACAGGACGCTGATCGAGACGATCAACGCGTTCACTGCGAATGTGGTGCGAGCTCGTCAGGCAAAAGCTCCGGACGATACTTCAGTTCCTGTTCAGGCCGAAACCGGCTAG
- a CDS encoding HD domain-containing protein: MDIKTGQMESARESAKFHEMKEGTAEDWAIISKHYMEFASDLSDRVLTHLKLLEGDFGGFPVCRLEHSLQTATRAHRDGRGERYVVMALLHDIGDTLGTYNHPDVAAAIIKPFVTEEEHWICQHHGAFQGYYFFHHLGMDRNVRDSFRNEPHFDACAEFCEKYDQAAFDPNYDSEPLEFFEPMVRRVMAKPLSSMYVNEDAA, translated from the coding sequence ATGGATATCAAGACCGGTCAGATGGAAAGTGCCCGCGAGAGTGCGAAATTCCATGAGATGAAAGAGGGCACCGCCGAAGACTGGGCGATTATCAGCAAGCATTACATGGAGTTTGCGTCGGATCTCTCTGATCGTGTGCTCACCCATCTGAAGCTGCTCGAAGGCGATTTCGGCGGATTCCCGGTTTGCCGCTTGGAGCACTCTCTGCAAACCGCGACTCGCGCGCACCGTGATGGCCGGGGTGAACGCTATGTTGTGATGGCGCTGCTGCATGACATCGGCGACACGCTCGGCACCTACAACCATCCTGACGTTGCTGCAGCCATCATCAAGCCGTTTGTGACCGAGGAAGAACATTGGATTTGCCAGCACCATGGCGCATTCCAAGGGTACTATTTCTTCCATCACCTCGGCATGGATCGTAATGTGCGCGACAGCTTCCGAAACGAACCACATTTCGATGCATGCGCCGAATTTTGCGAAAAATATGATCAGGCTGCGTTCGACCCGAATTATGATAGCGAACCGCTCGAATTTTTCGAGCCAATGGTACGCCGGGTCATGGCGAAGCCGCTCAGCTCGATGTATGTGAACGAGGATGCCGCCTAG
- a CDS encoding App1 family protein, whose amino-acid sequence MPVFNEAPVRVQPYFGYRNQERLVMSARALRSGKANFSRGGRWQAMRTMLSQFASREVGGLQVTLEVQDSDGEKTHHFGQTDNEGFVHFDVAMADCALPSDPMWDVVALHWTDEDGEQCVEGHVLAPGKRTKLAVISDIDDTIIETGITGSFRAIIRNWRRVLAEMPEERLHVPGVDAFYSSLGGGTVLQDSDGMGKAVPTLSERPFFYVSSSPWNLFSYLVAFKKTRGLPLGPIMLRDWGFDRETLGSSSHGAHKRKAIDAILNTYPDMRFTLIGDDSQGDLTAYGDVVADHPGRIAAVFIRTVGTDFSPEEIAAKALIGANGVPLWLGDDYKTGEAFLKATGLASDKEAKQIVTTIDKAHPNDQEAVS is encoded by the coding sequence ATGCCTGTGTTCAACGAAGCGCCCGTGCGCGTTCAGCCCTATTTTGGATATCGCAATCAGGAACGGCTGGTTATGTCTGCGCGCGCCTTGCGTTCAGGCAAAGCCAACTTCAGCCGTGGCGGGCGCTGGCAAGCGATGCGCACTATGCTATCGCAATTTGCCTCGCGCGAAGTTGGAGGGCTGCAAGTCACGCTTGAAGTTCAGGACTCTGACGGCGAAAAAACGCATCACTTTGGCCAAACCGACAATGAAGGTTTTGTCCATTTTGACGTCGCGATGGCCGACTGCGCCTTGCCCAGCGACCCTATGTGGGATGTTGTTGCGCTCCACTGGACAGACGAAGACGGTGAACAATGCGTAGAGGGGCATGTATTGGCTCCCGGGAAGCGAACAAAGCTCGCTGTTATCTCCGATATCGACGACACCATTATCGAGACCGGCATAACCGGTAGCTTTCGCGCTATCATTCGTAACTGGCGACGTGTCCTCGCCGAAATGCCGGAGGAGCGGTTGCATGTCCCTGGAGTGGATGCTTTCTATAGCTCGCTAGGTGGCGGTACGGTTCTGCAAGACAGCGATGGAATGGGAAAAGCAGTTCCGACGCTTAGCGAACGCCCGTTTTTCTATGTGTCATCAAGCCCATGGAATCTATTTTCCTACCTTGTCGCATTCAAGAAAACACGCGGCCTGCCGCTCGGTCCGATCATGCTGCGCGATTGGGGCTTTGACCGTGAAACGCTCGGCTCAAGCAGCCATGGAGCACATAAACGCAAAGCGATCGACGCCATCCTGAACACCTACCCGGATATGCGTTTTACCTTGATCGGGGATGACAGTCAGGGCGATCTCACTGCTTATGGTGATGTCGTCGCCGATCACCCAGGCCGGATCGCTGCTGTCTTTATCCGCACGGTTGGAACAGACTTCTCGCCAGAGGAAATCGCGGCCAAGGCTTTGATCGGGGCGAACGGCGTGCCGCTGTGGTTGGGTGACGATTACAAAACCGGCGAAGCCTTTCTGAAAGCGACAGGGCTTGCGTCCGATAAAGAAGCCAAGCAAATCGTCACAACAATCGACAAAGCACACCCGAACGATCAGGAAGCGGTCTCCTAA
- a CDS encoding MmcB family DNA repair protein, protein MRDMVSQSATRTLSALSHFKAQDVARGIQRLFARNDIWCIPEMPLRNNRRADLMGIDPKGRVVIVEIKVSRADLQGDHKWPDYLDFCDKFYWGLPPDLDRSPLRSEGFQPENCGVIVGDDYDAEIVRPAPSHPLAAARRKTEVERLARAALRRHTVYSDPECPNPARL, encoded by the coding sequence ATGCGGGATATGGTGAGTCAATCAGCTACGCGAACTTTATCGGCGCTATCGCATTTCAAAGCGCAAGATGTCGCGCGCGGTATTCAGCGGCTGTTCGCGCGCAACGATATCTGGTGCATTCCGGAGATGCCGCTGCGCAACAATCGCCGCGCCGATTTGATGGGAATTGACCCCAAAGGGCGGGTTGTGATTGTTGAGATCAAGGTCAGCAGGGCAGATTTACAGGGCGACCATAAATGGCCCGATTATCTGGATTTTTGCGACAAGTTCTATTGGGGTTTGCCGCCTGATCTGGATCGCTCGCCATTAAGAAGCGAAGGTTTTCAGCCAGAAAACTGCGGAGTAATTGTAGGCGACGACTATGATGCGGAAATTGTCCGTCCAGCACCATCACACCCTCTGGCGGCCGCACGGCGCAAAACGGAAGTTGAGCGACTTGCCCGGGCGGCGCTGCGCAGACACACGGTTTACAGTGATCCGGAGTGCCCGAACCCGGCCCGCCTTTGA
- a CDS encoding M48 family metalloprotease, producing the protein MRFLAPFPVYLGRLLAAIAAITLVAQPVAAQSILRDAETEALLNDMAAPLIEAAGLEPNNVDMVLINNRSINAFVAGGQAIYIHSGLIEAADTANEVQGVIAHELGHITGGHINRMRDGIGTATNISLLSMLVGVAAALAGAGEAGMGIIAAGQQAAVGKFLAFTRVQEASADAAGAEYLSAAGISGRGSLEFFKKLQNLEFRYGRSQADEAEFSRTHPLSGDRIARLRETYIVDPAWDNPDDPELQTRFVRVKAKLYGYQAEPARTLQKFPETRQDVPARYARAYAYHKNALIEEALEEADGLLAVDSEDPYFLELKGQVLLESGRPDEAIEPLRKAARLTRNEPLIASMFGHALIATEDKENFAEAEQVLRAAVSRDRYNPFAWYQLGVVYAANGDMPRARLASAEQQVMSRQYGLAIRSAQFAEAELPVGSPDWIRAQDIGLQARAELERLQDRR; encoded by the coding sequence ATGCGCTTCCTCGCTCCATTCCCTGTGTATTTGGGCCGTCTTCTTGCGGCCATAGCAGCCATCACTCTGGTAGCGCAGCCCGTGGCGGCGCAATCGATCCTGCGGGATGCCGAAACCGAAGCTTTGCTCAACGACATGGCCGCTCCGCTGATCGAAGCGGCGGGTCTGGAGCCCAACAATGTCGATATGGTTTTGATCAACAACCGCTCGATCAACGCATTCGTAGCTGGCGGACAGGCAATCTATATCCATTCGGGTCTGATCGAGGCAGCCGATACCGCCAATGAAGTGCAAGGTGTGATCGCGCACGAATTGGGCCACATCACCGGCGGCCATATCAACCGCATGCGCGACGGGATCGGGACGGCGACCAATATATCGCTTTTGTCGATGCTGGTTGGCGTGGCTGCAGCTTTGGCCGGTGCCGGTGAGGCCGGCATGGGAATTATAGCCGCTGGCCAACAGGCCGCAGTCGGCAAGTTCCTCGCTTTCACCCGCGTTCAGGAAGCCAGCGCAGACGCTGCGGGCGCGGAATATCTCTCGGCAGCGGGCATATCCGGGCGCGGGTCACTGGAGTTTTTCAAAAAACTGCAAAATCTTGAATTCCGCTACGGGCGCAGCCAGGCGGACGAAGCGGAGTTTAGCCGCACCCACCCCTTGTCCGGGGACCGGATCGCCCGCTTGCGCGAGACCTATATTGTCGACCCGGCATGGGATAATCCGGATGATCCGGAGCTGCAGACGCGTTTTGTGCGAGTAAAAGCCAAGCTCTATGGCTATCAGGCCGAGCCAGCGCGCACATTGCAGAAATTTCCCGAGACGCGGCAGGATGTTCCAGCGCGCTACGCCCGTGCCTATGCCTATCACAAAAACGCGCTAATCGAAGAAGCATTGGAGGAGGCCGATGGGTTGCTTGCGGTAGATTCGGAGGACCCGTATTTTCTAGAGCTAAAAGGCCAGGTCCTGCTTGAGTCAGGGCGGCCGGACGAAGCTATTGAACCCCTACGAAAAGCTGCACGCTTGACACGCAACGAACCGCTCATCGCATCGATGTTCGGGCATGCGCTCATCGCCACCGAGGACAAAGAGAATTTTGCCGAAGCCGAGCAGGTTCTGCGCGCCGCGGTGTCGCGCGACCGCTACAATCCGTTTGCGTGGTATCAGTTGGGCGTAGTCTATGCCGCCAATGGTGATATGCCGCGCGCCCGGCTCGCGAGCGCAGAACAGCAAGTGATGAGCCGCCAATATGGTCTGGCGATCCGTAGCGCGCAGTTTGCCGAGGCTGAATTGCCTGTCGGATCGCCTGACTGGATCCGCGCGCAAGATATCGGTTTGCAGGCGCGCGCCGAGCTTGAACGGTTGCAAGACCGCCGCTAG
- a CDS encoding DUF2141 domain-containing protein, producing the protein MLSGNTLAQDGAKTSTVKVTVTNLRNTKGVVRACMTTNPKLFPKCRGEANAYSVTVPAAKTVALRFKDVKPGRYAIALLHDENNNGKADRALMMMPKEGFGFSRDAKVRMGPPKFKSAAFDVTAEDQSQSITMRYML; encoded by the coding sequence TTGCTGAGCGGCAATACACTTGCGCAGGATGGCGCCAAGACCAGCACGGTAAAAGTCACCGTGACCAATCTGCGCAACACGAAAGGCGTAGTGCGCGCTTGCATGACCACCAATCCCAAGCTGTTCCCTAAATGCCGCGGCGAGGCTAACGCCTATTCGGTGACGGTTCCGGCGGCGAAAACGGTCGCGCTGCGCTTTAAGGATGTAAAACCGGGTCGCTATGCGATTGCCCTGCTGCATGACGAGAATAATAACGGCAAAGCCGACCGCGCATTGATGATGATGCCCAAAGAGGGGTTTGGCTTCTCACGCGATGCCAAGGTTCGCATGGGCCCGCCCAAATTCAAATCAGCTGCATTTGACGTCACGGCAGAAGATCAATCGCAATCGATCACAATGCGCTACATGCTGTAA